The genomic stretch TCAATTAAGGCACAAAATGAATATCTTTGCATTGTCACTGTTAAAAGTTCAATTAAAATACATTATTATGCTGAAAAGCTTGAGGATAGCGAAAACAGAACCCGAGACATATCAGACATAACAACCGGAGGACCCCTATCCAACTATGAATTAACCCTAAACAGTGAAAATATTGATTATGCAATCGAATTGATTAAACAGGTATATAATCAAAAGGTGATTAAATGATTTGTCCAGCATGCAACACCCAAAACGATTCAAATGAGGAATATTGCCTCAATTGTGGCCAACGGCTGATTGAAAGTGAATACAAAGAAGAGATTCGTGAAACAAAACTTGAAATCCCAAAGGATAAAATCATTCTTCTGGATTTAAACTATACACTGATTTCCAATTCATGGGCAATCAGATATGAAAAACTTCCCGGAAAGATTGAAAAGCGCCAATACGAACACGAACTAGTTGAACTAATCAAAGACAATTATGTTATTCTTATAACAGCAAGCCCCTACTATACATCATTTGACTCCTTAAAGCATATTGAAGAGAATACTGATTTAAAAATTGATGAATCATACTGGAACTTTGGAAAAAGACCCCCTGCACTTAAAAAGTACTGGCTTGAAAATGCAGTCCTTCCAACCCATGGTTATGACCCTGAAAAATACCTCGCAATTGAATCAAACGAGAAGACCCGTGAAATGTACGGTAAATTTGGTATTGAAGCAAGACCTAAAAGTGATTTCATATAAAAAAAGATTTAGAAATGAGTTTTCATTTCTATTTAAAAATTACCATTTAGTTGTTTTAGCACTGTTCAAATTGTTTATTTCAGTACTCTTTTTAGCTCCACAAAGCCAAGGTTTGCAATAGTCCCATCCGGGATTTTGATAAGGAGTGGTTAAAGTAATGCAATATTTATTAGGAAAAGCATATTGTCCACCTGCCTTTCCCCCATATGAGAATATTATTGAAACTTTTCCAGACACTGTTTTATATACCATTTTATTAATTGAAACTTTTTTATATCCATCACAGGTATAATAGTATTCACCGTCACTTATCCAATGTTTAACATAGTTTTTAATTTTATATCCTTTTTGATGGGCCCATTCAGGTGTCATCTTACCCATATACTTCCATTTGATAATAGTTTTATAGCTACCCACATTTTGTGTGAAATATTTATTGGTTTTTACCTCAAATGCAACTAACTTATTTGTATTTTTAGCATTGACAAGTTTTTTAAATTGATTTAATGACAAGGTAACTTTATATTTGCCTATGCTGAAAGTTCTGGCTTTTTTTGAAGTGCTGTAAACATATATTTTTGATTTTACAGTTTTTGTATAATGATTACTGCTTTTAAAAGTGGCAGTATAGGTATAGGTTCCTGTCTTACTGATTTTAACTTTTTTAACTGCATCCCCACCGTTAACTTTAACAGTGTATGATTTACCATTAATCTTAAATGTTACAGTGCCTTCATCTATCCATCCTGATTGGTATTCATCTTCAACCTCTGCTCTTAAAGTTACGTATTGACCCTTAGTTGAATACCATTTTTTAGCTGTTAAAGTTGGAGTTGATTTTAATATTTTAACCTGAACATCAATAGGATCTGCGACATATTCCTCCTCATCTAATGATATCTGGAATTTATGTGTTCCGACAGGCAAATAATCGATTAAAAATTGATAGCCATCATTATCATCATAATCCGGATAATAATCACCATTCATGAGAACATTTAATCCGGAAATATGTCTGCCCTTTTCATCCAATGCATAAACAGTTATCTCTGCAGTTACATCATCATAATACATAGTTACATTTTTTGAAACCAACTTAATTTTGGAAGGGGCATCATCATTATGAGTTACCTCATGTAAAGTGGATATTTTAAAAAACAGGGGACTTGCTTTATAAAAACCGTCATCCAAAGTTAAGTTATACCCACCATTTGTGTAAATGTAAAAGTGATAATCTTTGTTTTCATCATCGATAATGTCTGCAGTATGATTGCCGTTCATATACAATTTTGCATCAGTTACAGGTTCTTGGCGATTATTATATACATTTACATAGACATCCGCACATTCATCCTTAAAATCAATATTGTGAATACGTATCTCGGCATTATAATCGTCACTGCCGTCCATTAAATTATCCTGCATATCAATTGAGTCACTCATTGTGATATTTTCATTTGCAGCGGCTGCACCAAAACTTACAAACAATACACACAAAAGCGAACACAATACAATTAACCTTTTGAATTTCATGATTAATTGTATATAGTTTGTTGTTAAAATATTTGTTGAAAATAAAGGGGAAAGTATCATCGTGCACGGATTGTATAAGGTCATTGAATAATTAATTGGAGAACAGATTAAACCGCAAGCCTACACATTTTTGTCATTTTAATCATACGAATTTTACATTAACGTCAACCTTTAAAAAAATTCATTCACTTCAAAAGACTGCAGATATATGAAACGCTTCAAAAAACAGTTTTTCAAATGAAAAACCCAAACGTTAATGTGAATCCCATGTTCATCAATTACACCACTCCCATATTCCCCAATAAAAGTTCTGCAAAAATACTTAAAAACCAGTTTAAACAGACTATTATCTGTAACATATTTTTGAGGCAGGTAAAGTGAAGATATTCAAAAGTGAAAAATGGGGATTATGGTATAATCGGATTTTGCCTTTCATTATAATTGCTGATTTTATACTGATTACCGTTTCACTTGTCTTGAATGTTCCCCAATCTACAATGGCCCAGATTGAATCCTTTGATTTGATTGTGTGTCTGATTCTTCTAAGCGAATACTTTGTCAGTTTTCTTGAGGCTCCCTCAAAAAGGAAGTTCCTGCTTGACAAGGACAACATTCTGCTTCTGATTGCATCAATACCGTTTGACTTTATAATCGACCTGTTCGTGCCTGTCAATTTTCCGGGATCCGTTTTCGGATATTTAAGGCTTTTAAGATTAGTCAGGATTATAAGCTTTGCAAGGATGGGTTCATTCGGCGAGTTTTTCAAAAAAACCGAGTTTCACAAAATCATCATTGCAATTGCAATTATCATAATGACATTTACTGCGCTCTTTTATGTATTCGGAACAAGCTATCAGCCTTTCGATTATTTTTATTTTGTCATTGTCACTCTCACCACTGTCGGATATGGGGACATCACTCCGCAGACTTATAACGAAAAGATACTGACCATGATTCTGATTCTTATCGGTATTGTCATATTTTCAACAATTACGGCATCGATTTCATCATATCTTACCGACAGCATGATTGAAAGTGAGGATGACGGAATTGAGGAGGTTAAAAAAAGTGTGGAGGAGAAATCCGAACATATTCAAAGCGAACTTGACGCCATCAAAAAAGAAAACCAGAAACTCCATGAGGAAATAAAGGAGCTTAAAGAGCTTATAAAAAACAAATGATATCATTAATTAAAATGAACCGGCAAAGATTATTAAAGTAGAAATCAGATATATATTATATACAAGTTATTTTTTAAATGTGTCCGTTATGAAAACTGCTGTTCTTATCCCATGCTACAATGAAGCGAAAACTATCAGAAAGGTTGTCAGTGACTTTAAAAGAGTCATGCCCCATGCTGAAATATATGTCTATGACAACAACTCCACCGACGGCACGGATAAAATCGCAGAAGATGCAGGGGCGATTGTCAGATACGAATACAAACAGGGAAAGGGAAACGTCGTAAGGGCAATGTTTCGCCAGATCAATGCCGACTGCTACATCATGGTCGACGGCGATGACACATATCCCGCCGAAGCCGCCTGCGAAATCGAAAGAATAATACTTGAAAATAGGGCGGACATGGTAATCGGAGACAGATTGTCTTCAACATATTTCGAGGAAAACAACAGGCCATTTCACAATACCGGAAACCGGGTTGTGCGCAAATTCATAAACATCTTTTTCAAAAGCGACCTGAAGGACATCATGACCGGCATGAGGGGTTTCAACTATGATTTTGCAAAATCATTCCCTATCCAGTCAAAGGGATTTGAAATAGAGACTGAAATGAGCGTGTTTGCACTTATAAACAATTTCAAGATTCATGAAATCCCAATAGATTACAGGGACAGGATGGACGGAAGCGAATCCAAGCTCAACACATACAGGGACGGCTACAGGGTTTTAAGAATGATTTCATCACTTATAAGGGATGAAAGACCATTGCTGTTTTTCTCAGCGATTTCACTGATACTTCTTATCATTGCGGGAGCATATTTCTTCCCTATCCTATTCAGGTTTTTCTCAACAGGCTACGTTTTGAAAATCCCTACGCTGATTGTAATTTCAACAGTGGTAATCATTGCATCAGTCATCTTTTTTACCGGCGTTATCCTGCACGTTTTAAACAGGCAGCACAGGGACGAGCTTGAGCGCCACCTGATTTTGCTCAATGAACTTAAAGAGGAATGAAATTGATAGACAGACTTTTCCGCCAGCCTACAGACAACATATTCATCCAGATGTTTCGCTACATATTTGTAGGGGGAACCGCATTTGTCGTGGACTTTTTCTTTCTCTATTTTTTCAGCGACATCTGCCATATCCACTACCTGATTTCAGGAATCCTGTCGTTCATAATTTCAGTCATGGTGAACTACTGGATGAGCACACAATGGGTATTCAACCAGGACGGCTCCAACAACAGGTTCATGGAATTCAACATGTTTTTATTAATCAGCACAATAGGTCTGGTTTTCACAGAAATCCTCTTATGGTTTTTTACGGACATCATGGGCATGTATTATCTCATATCCAAAATCATAGCCGCAGTGATTGTTCTTTTCTGGAATTTCCTTGCAAGAAGGGTTATGTTTTACGGCAGGGATTTCATCTAAATAGTTATATTGTAGGTTTGCCCATATTTTAAATATGGAATTTGTAGACAAGGCGAATTTTTCACAAATAAAGAAACTGAACCGCAATGACCTTATTATATTTCTAATACCTGTCATCATATTTTCAGTTTATCTTGCAATCTTCAATCCGGGTATCGCAACAATCGATTCCTTTAATCAGCTGCACCAGATTGCATCAGGCCATTTCACCAACTGGCATCCGTTTTTCCACACTTTCATTGAAATGCTGTGCCTTAAGGTATATCCAAGCACCATTTCAATAGCCGTCCTCCAGATTCTGGTTTTCTCAACAATGTGGACTGTAATCTGCAGGTACGTGCGAAAGGATAATGAAAGCAATGAACTTTTCAGGATTCAGATTGCATTTACCGCAATAATGTGTTTAATCCCTATAAATGCACTGTATTCCGTCACATTGTGGAAGGACGTGCTTTTCAGTTACCTTATGATGTTTCTGTGTTTCCTGGCCATGGTAATGATAGACAAGAATGGGGATGTGGACTATAAGTTCATCATAGTCATTTCAATCGTCATGGCGATAATAGCTGAAATCAGAGGAAACGGAATGTATGTTGTAGCAATAGCGCTTTGCGTGTATGCAGTTTATCTATTTTTGAAAAGGAACAGGAAAATGAGCATGCTTCTGGTGATTTTGACCGTTGCATCAATTCTTCTTATTTCATCACTGAACATTGCATACGAAGTTGAGGACAATGAAAAGGATGCCGTCATGGCCAAGGTCATCCACATGCTGGCCGACTATGATTTGAATCTTGAAATGGAAGATGCCGACAGGGCAAAGATTCATGAGCTGATACAGGCCGACAAGGTCAAGGACTACTACATGCCTACAGGAACGGATCCGACACTTGTCATAGCCGATCTGCACCATTATAAAGACAACAAGGGCACTTATATCGGACTGGCCATAAAGTACTCGCTTAAAGATCCTCTCCACTGCATGGAATACCTTTTAGGTTCATCCCCTATGGTGTGGAACATCGTAAGGGACCACTGGGTCGGACGGCCATATTATCTTGACGGAAACCATGACAGGCTGCAGTCAGATTTCAATTCATACTACGGCAAGCACAACTATACCCCGACAACACCCTATGAAAACCTTTCATATGCAAACTGGGGAACACCTGCATTCGACACCCTGAATCTGATGGCACTTGGAATCGAAGGCTCACTGCTTGATACCGTATTCAACAGTCCCGCACTGTACATGTACCTGTCAATAGCAATTCTGATAGTGATGCATGTCATGTTCAATGCCCCGAGAGAAATTTATCTGATGTATGTGCCGAATCTGCTGAACATCATCATGATATTTGTTTCAACACCTATTCAGGACTACCGGTATCTGTATGCGAATCTGCTGGTGTGTTATCTTCTGATAATGGTTCTGATTGGATTGAGGCACGCCCATCGAAGCGAGCTTGAATCCGATTAAACTTTTTTTTATTTTTTTTAAAAACCGTCACACATTTGTTAAAAAAGAAAATATTGATTGGAAAAATGGATTTTCCAATAATGTAACTACCTATTAATGCATCCTTCAAGATAATCCTCGATTTGCCCATCAGACATGTGAGGCCAGTTCTGTCTTATTCCCTTATACAGTGTATCAAGTATGCCATGCTCGGGTCGTTGGAAGTGCGCAGGTTCCTGTTTGTGACGGTTTTCATTTCAAAGCCGTCCATCTCGCCTAAATCAATGATGTCCTCATACCAGCCGTAGCCTTCCTGAGGTTTGCGCCCGTCGTTTTCCCTGCGGCATACATGGTCAAACTGCTCCTTTGTAATTCGAATTGCACATCACCCCGGATTCGAAAACATGGTTTTCACCATTTTGTAAAATCCCCTCCAATTTTTCCAGACAGGGTTTTACATATTCAAACATCAAAACTTATTATCAAATTCCAACATATACCTAATTAACCAAAATGGGAGGAATATTTGATGAATAGGAAAATAGCATTTGCATTAATTATAGTGGGCCTGCTTGCTGTTTCAGCAGTCAGCGCCCAGAATTCATTATTCCTGAACGGAAATAATGATGATTCAATGTATCAGGTCTCTTTGATGCAGGCTTTCATGCATGGAGAATTTGACGGAGTAATTACAGTAGAAGATTTGAAAACACATGGTGACACTGGTCTTGGAACATTCGAAGGAGTAAACGGTGAGATGATAATTCTTGACGGAGTAGTTTATCAGGCAGCCGCCGACGGAAGCATTAATGTCATGCAGGATAACGAAACCGTACCGTTCGCCACAATCACCAACTTTGATGAAGACGGAAAAATAGACGATATAAGCGCCAAGGACTTTGACGATTTAACAGGTCAGTTAAACAAGGAAATCGGCAAAAACAGCACAAACAACATGTATGTAATCAAACTCAAGGGCGATTTTTCAAACATTACAGTCAGAAGTGTTGAAAAACAGGAAAAACCATACAATGAATTCACAGAAGTTGCTGCAGTTGACCAGAAAGTATTCAACCACACTGACCAGACCGGAACAGTTGTAGCGGTATACTTCCCGGAATACATGAATGAATTAAACATGCACGGCTGGCATCTTCATTTCCTGTCCGACGATAAGACAAAAGGAGGACATGTTTTAAATTTCACTGATTTCAAAGGATCAGGCCAGATTGATGAAATCCATGAATTCAACATGATACTTCCAAGTGATGACTCATTTGCAAAAATGAATTTCACAGAAGACATGACCAATAAAATAAGCAGCGTGGAATAACTCTCCAATTGAGTTATTCTTCTTTTTTTTATCACAATTATTTTTTTAATTGTCTGCATCACTAGAAAATCCCAAGATTCACAACATTATCTATTTTTCCTGACTTTTAGGACATGCCAACAAATCAAAATTCTCAAAACATGAATCATATAGTTTTTCCAGGGATTAGAAGTGCATATGAAAAATAGCGTTGATGATTATGACTCAACGTCATATAAACTGTAATTTAAAAAACTACCTATTTTTTGTCGAAAGGGGGAGAAAATGTATTAACATATTATTTATAAGAAAATAGGAAATCATTGAAAAATTTGATAAAAAAAGTCAGATTAATGTCTTATTGCAGAGAATAACTCTCTACAATATCCCATTTAGACATTAAAAATAATTCGATTTGTGTCTCTACGAGGTTTACTTTAAAAGAAACACTCTTGTATAATCATATTTGCATGACATTATATAAACTTAACTATTTCTTAAAAAGGTAATTAAACAGTAGCCGTCTCAGAGAAAAGACCTCACGAAAACTTAGTTTTCAAGCTCGTCATTGACTTGTTAATATTTAACTACCAGTTAATGAGGTGAAAAAAATGAGCGATTATCTTCTTTTATTTGCGACACCAATCAATGATTTAATAATTGATATAATATTAAACCAATAGGTTCCAATTATGAAGATAACTGACTCCATCGTTTTCACCTCCTAGAGACACGGAAAGAACACCAATGCAGCAAATGGGAAAAGGCCGAACTGATAAGAAATAAACAATACTTAAAAATACTAAGTTCATGTTTATTCACCTCCTTCCTAATCGAATTGAGGTCTTTACTAAAAATGTATGGTTTAAATCATATTTAAAGCTTGTTGAAGCCACTTTGAAAAATTGTAGTCATTAAAACATCCATTATAACGTTTACAGTAAATAAACGTATTTAATGCCAATGAATACATTAAAATTCATATGAAAATAGGGAATATTATACAAATTGAGATAATTACTTCCACAAAATATATTAATTTATTAAAAAAAATAGGATAAAAAAATAAATATTTGGTTAAAATCATTTTTTAACCAGTTCTTTCAGTTCATTAATCTCAGACATCAAATCATCATTCTGGGTTTTTAAAACACTCAAATCACGCTTTAACTCATCATTTTGAGTCTTCATCAAAGCCAAATCCTGCTTAACGTCACGAAGGTCCTCTTCAATTTTTTCATCATCTATCAGTCTGTCTGTGAAAAATGATGAGAATACCGCCGTGATTGTGGAAAATACAAACACTCCCACAAAAATCAGCACAATGGTTATTGCCTTTTCATTTAATGTCTGCGGAGTTATATCCCCGTAACCTACTGAAGTGATTGTTTCTATGACGAAATAAAGTGAATCGGTAAAACTTAAGGTTCCCCAGCTCCACAGCACCAGTGTAAATATCACTATTGTGACAAATACTCCCAAAAGCACCTTATCGATATTGGTTTTACGTATGAAATTCTCAAGGCTGGTTATGAGACTGTTGAAAAGAACGATTATTCTTAAAATCTTAAGCAGTCTGAAATATCTCAAAAGACTTACATGAGGCATGATCACAGGCAGTATTGCATCAAAAGGAATTGAAGCAATCAAATCCAGCCAGTTGCCCTTTTTTGATAAAAACTCATTTTTGGAGTCTGCTGATAAAAAGCTTACAGTCCATTCGGTTAAAAGAAATATACATATTATCAAATCAAAAGTTTGAATGAATGATACGACGCCTGCAGGGAGATTTAACAAAAGCATCAGGGATATCAGAAAAATATCCAGAACTATGAGAAACTGTAGTCCTATCCATAAGATTCCATGATTGCCTTCATTCATATCAAATATATTCAAACTATTCACCTATAACATTATTTTTAGATATACAGAATATAAAAATTTTCTTAAATACTCATACGGCACACACATCTATATTTTCTGGATTAAAAACACTGATTCCGTTGCAGGATTTATCACCAGATCATCTTTAAAAAATTCCAATGACCTTGAAAATGTGTAAGATTGAGAATATACTTCATGAACATTGCCGAATACCTTTTTAAACTCATCAAAATCACTGAAGAGCGGAACATAGATATTGTCATTTTCATCAAATGTAAACTCATTAGCCGGACCCAGCTCCTTATCAACCCATGGTGTAATCAGAGGCAAATCCATAAGTTCAGTGTAAAGTTCATCTTCAGTGAAATCACTTTGAAGCAGCTGCCTTAATTTCTCATTTTTAATGTCCTTGATTCTGTGATTTGCAACAATTCCGAAGATATCTAAAAAATCATCCAAAGGCAACTCAAAGAAAGATTTGGTGAATATATTAATTGTAACTGAGGCATATTTATCAGTCTGCTTGAGCATTTCGGCCAAATCCCCCATGGTTACTGCAATTGATGTGAATTTGAGAGTATTTGACTCTGCAATCTGCGAACTTGTAAAGAGTGGCACAGTATTGCCTCCAAATCCGTCAGGAACATCAACTATGTCAAAGCCAAATTGTCCGGCAAAGTCATCTGAATTCCTGTTTTTTCTAAATATAACCGGCAAAAACAGTCTTGAATCATGCAAGATCTCCAGAATTTCCTGTTTTACTTGAGGATTGTTTTTTTCTTTTATCAATTCTTCCAACCTGGAATTATCATTAGCTATTTTCATTTAAATCATCCTATTTTGTCTTCCTTTTTAACCATAATCTTTAATAATCTATTTTATATTCAGGATGTCTTTCCATAAACCCCTTTTGCCATTGTTTAAAACGCCATATTGTGATTTATTTTCATTTTTTCATGTTGAGTTCCTATGTTTAATATCTATATAAGTAACCTTTTATAATCCTCCTTATTTTTATTTATTTTATATCCAAAATAAACATTAATGCCACATTTTTATTAAATTTTTTAATTCACAAAAACACAGCTCTTTTTTAATCTTATAAATTTTCAACACATTTCACAATAATACCAACAATAAAACCTCTAATCCAAATGCCAATTCATTTAAAAACCTCAGTAGTTATGTTAAATATCAGAAGAACAATCTGAATCAGTATTAAAATCCAGAAAAGCTTATTCTGTTTTAAATTATCATTTGTATATGTCAGATATATCAAAATTATAAGCAGTACTATATTTAATGTTATTTTAATCCAAAACATTGTTTACGCCTCTTTTTAGTCAAAATCATTTTAATTTAAACAGCAAAAATTCACTTCAAATGCCACATGTTTACTTTTTCACCTTTACAGTTTCACAAGTATATGATGTGAATCTATCGCGATGATTTTTTAAATTGTAGTTTTTCAGTGTTAAATCGATTATTTTAATTATATCTTCTTTATATACCATTATTAATCTATTTTACCTCCAAGTAACATGTTTAATGTGTTCACTGGTGTGGAGTTTAGATGATAGTCTTCGAATACTTTTTTACATGTTTCACTATATATTTCTGGATGGTCATATCTGAAGCAGGTTTCTGCATATAACCCTTCTATAAATTCTGGTTCGGCATTTAGTAGAGTGTTTAGTCTTTCTTTTCCAACTTCTTGTTTGTCTTTCGGATATAATTTTAGGAATAATTCTGTTACTCTTTTTTCGTATTCTTCATAGGTCATTGGATATTTTTTTCCCATAATTTTTGCTCCGTTGTATTATTTAATTTAAACAGCAAAAATTCACTTCAAATGCCACTCGTTTACTTTTTCAAATTTGCTTTTCATGCCGTATTTCTTTAAATCGCTTATATGGATATTCTCTATTTTAGGACGGTTTTCCGGGTCACGGCCGTATCTCGGATATCTGATCATCGGCGCCCCAACACCACATCTGACTATTTCAAATTCACCTGAAAATATCAAATCCCCATTTTCACTGAAAAGGCTGCCCCTGCGGGGAGCGTTTGGTCCGTATCCTGTAGTGACACTCCAGACACCTTCAAACTTCACCTGACCGTTGGGATAGAATTCCTTTCCCTCTGCCAGACCTTTTACATCAAAGACCCCTTCCTTGTACTTGTTTCCGTCATCAAAATAGAGTGTTCCAAGCCCATATGGCTTATCATCTACAGTGTATCCATCATATATTAGTTTTTTATCTGAAAACAGCTTCTTGCGGATGACATGTCCGTTTTCATAATAATTGATGTTTTCCAGAAACTCCCCCACCGAAAGCCAGTTACCGAACAGGTAATATTTGTCTATTTCAAAA from Methanobrevibacter sp. encodes the following:
- a CDS encoding ion channel, producing MKIFKSEKWGLWYNRILPFIIIADFILITVSLVLNVPQSTMAQIESFDLIVCLILLSEYFVSFLEAPSKRKFLLDKDNILLLIASIPFDFIIDLFVPVNFPGSVFGYLRLLRLVRIISFARMGSFGEFFKKTEFHKIIIAIAIIIMTFTALFYVFGTSYQPFDYFYFVIVTLTTVGYGDITPQTYNEKILTMILILIGIVIFSTITASISSYLTDSMIESEDDGIEEVKKSVEEKSEHIQSELDAIKKENQKLHEEIKELKELIKNK
- the budA gene encoding acetolactate decarboxylase — translated: MNRKIAFALIIVGLLAVSAVSAQNSLFLNGNNDDSMYQVSLMQAFMHGEFDGVITVEDLKTHGDTGLGTFEGVNGEMIILDGVVYQAAADGSINVMQDNETVPFATITNFDEDGKIDDISAKDFDDLTGQLNKEIGKNSTNNMYVIKLKGDFSNITVRSVEKQEKPYNEFTEVAAVDQKVFNHTDQTGTVVAVYFPEYMNELNMHGWHLHFLSDDKTKGGHVLNFTDFKGSGQIDEIHEFNMILPSDDSFAKMNFTEDMTNKISSVE
- a CDS encoding zinc ribbon domain-containing protein, whose product is MICPACNTQNDSNEEYCLNCGQRLIESEYKEEIRETKLEIPKDKIILLDLNYTLISNSWAIRYEKLPGKIEKRQYEHELVELIKDNYVILITASPYYTSFDSLKHIEENTDLKIDESYWNFGKRPPALKKYWLENAVLPTHGYDPEKYLAIESNEKTREMYGKFGIEARPKSDFI
- a CDS encoding DUF6020 family protein, with product MEFVDKANFSQIKKLNRNDLIIFLIPVIIFSVYLAIFNPGIATIDSFNQLHQIASGHFTNWHPFFHTFIEMLCLKVYPSTISIAVLQILVFSTMWTVICRYVRKDNESNELFRIQIAFTAIMCLIPINALYSVTLWKDVLFSYLMMFLCFLAMVMIDKNGDVDYKFIIVISIVMAIIAEIRGNGMYVVAIALCVYAVYLFLKRNRKMSMLLVILTVASILLISSLNIAYEVEDNEKDAVMAKVIHMLADYDLNLEMEDADRAKIHELIQADKVKDYYMPTGTDPTLVIADLHHYKDNKGTYIGLAIKYSLKDPLHCMEYLLGSSPMVWNIVRDHWVGRPYYLDGNHDRLQSDFNSYYGKHNYTPTTPYENLSYANWGTPAFDTLNLMALGIEGSLLDTVFNSPALYMYLSIAILIVMHVMFNAPREIYLMYVPNLLNIIMIFVSTPIQDYRYLYANLLVCYLLIMVLIGLRHAHRSELESD
- a CDS encoding potassium channel family protein is translated as MNIFDMNEGNHGILWIGLQFLIVLDIFLISLMLLLNLPAGVVSFIQTFDLIICIFLLTEWTVSFLSADSKNEFLSKKGNWLDLIASIPFDAILPVIMPHVSLLRYFRLLKILRIIVLFNSLITSLENFIRKTNIDKVLLGVFVTIVIFTLVLWSWGTLSFTDSLYFVIETITSVGYGDITPQTLNEKAITIVLIFVGVFVFSTITAVFSSFFTDRLIDDEKIEEDLRDVKQDLALMKTQNDELKRDLSVLKTQNDDLMSEINELKELVKK
- a CDS encoding Ig-like domain-containing protein, whose product is MKFKRLIVLCSLLCVLFVSFGAAAANENITMSDSIDMQDNLMDGSDDYNAEIRIHNIDFKDECADVYVNVYNNRQEPVTDAKLYMNGNHTADIIDDENKDYHFYIYTNGGYNLTLDDGFYKASPLFFKISTLHEVTHNDDAPSKIKLVSKNVTMYYDDVTAEITVYALDEKGRHISGLNVLMNGDYYPDYDDNDGYQFLIDYLPVGTHKFQISLDEEEYVADPIDVQVKILKSTPTLTAKKWYSTKGQYVTLRAEVEDEYQSGWIDEGTVTFKINGKSYTVKVNGGDAVKKVKISKTGTYTYTATFKSSNHYTKTVKSKIYVYSTSKKARTFSIGKYKVTLSLNQFKKLVNAKNTNKLVAFEVKTNKYFTQNVGSYKTIIKWKYMGKMTPEWAHQKGYKIKNYVKHWISDGEYYYTCDGYKKVSINKMVYKTVSGKVSIIFSYGGKAGGQYAFPNKYCITLTTPYQNPGWDYCKPWLCGAKKSTEINNLNSAKTTKW
- a CDS encoding SseB family protein, producing the protein MKIANDNSRLEELIKEKNNPQVKQEILEILHDSRLFLPVIFRKNRNSDDFAGQFGFDIVDVPDGFGGNTVPLFTSSQIAESNTLKFTSIAVTMGDLAEMLKQTDKYASVTINIFTKSFFELPLDDFLDIFGIVANHRIKDIKNEKLRQLLQSDFTEDELYTELMDLPLITPWVDKELGPANEFTFDENDNIYVPLFSDFDEFKKVFGNVHEVYSQSYTFSRSLEFFKDDLVINPATESVFLIQKI
- a CDS encoding GtrA family protein, giving the protein MKLIDRLFRQPTDNIFIQMFRYIFVGGTAFVVDFFFLYFFSDICHIHYLISGILSFIISVMVNYWMSTQWVFNQDGSNNRFMEFNMFLLISTIGLVFTEILLWFFTDIMGMYYLISKIIAAVIVLFWNFLARRVMFYGRDFI
- a CDS encoding glycosyltransferase family 2 protein — protein: MKTAVLIPCYNEAKTIRKVVSDFKRVMPHAEIYVYDNNSTDGTDKIAEDAGAIVRYEYKQGKGNVVRAMFRQINADCYIMVDGDDTYPAEAACEIERIILENRADMVIGDRLSSTYFEENNRPFHNTGNRVVRKFINIFFKSDLKDIMTGMRGFNYDFAKSFPIQSKGFEIETEMSVFALINNFKIHEIPIDYRDRMDGSESKLNTYRDGYRVLRMISSLIRDERPLLFFSAISLILLIIAGAYFFPILFRFFSTGYVLKIPTLIVISTVVIIASVIFFTGVILHVLNRQHRDELERHLILLNELKEE